Proteins encoded in a region of the Geovibrio ferrireducens genome:
- a CDS encoding type I secretion system permease/ATPase has product MSRKISSDSLMNCLVLLTKLNNRPATMEALAYGLPFDPKKEKQSLFDVEKSKANFSRAAANAGFKSTLVKRRIEDLPAVVLPAILLLENGNACVITAIDHTGKRAEIVIPDIDETPMETDFEKLNDEYLGFAFLLKKNYEGYRPEDSASSEGDRDNWFFGTLWKFRDIYWNVLLATLLINIFVIAGPMFTMNVYDRIIPHNAVDTLWVLAIGISTVYIFDLILKYLRTQFLEVAAKKSDVILSSILFEQSLNLKMKNKPRTVGSFANNLREFDGIRGFFTSGAVVAFIELPFVVIFLLVIYYISQLLVLVPLTTILLILLYSFFMRNPIKRLADSTHEASARKSGILVEALSNLETIKAFNANSSIQWHWEESTGDIAAKGLKSRVLSSSLSTVAAFLTQLSSVAVVIAGVYLIKEGELTMGGLIATVILSSRTIAPMSQVASLLTGYEQMKTGLSALNDLMKKEIERPDRKLFLRRPVFKGAIEFKDVTFRYPDETKNALTGVSFKINPMERVGIIGQVGSGKSTLAKILMGFYDPDEGSVFVDGIDIKQIDPADLRHNFSYVPQDVSLLSGSVRENITFKAPHSEDSEIIRAANIGCVTNFTDRHPMGLDVNVGERGGNLSGGQRQSVAVARAFLVNSPIILMDEPTNSMDYTTEMRVIANLKEATKDKTTIVITHKPSILEIVDRIIVFDNGSIVIDGKKEDVLAKLGGNRK; this is encoded by the coding sequence ATGAGCAGGAAAATATCATCCGATTCACTGATGAACTGCCTGGTTCTGCTGACCAAGCTGAACAACAGGCCTGCCACTATGGAAGCCCTGGCTTACGGCTTGCCTTTTGACCCGAAGAAGGAGAAGCAGTCTCTTTTTGATGTTGAGAAATCGAAGGCAAATTTTTCCCGTGCGGCTGCCAACGCAGGCTTTAAATCCACTCTTGTGAAAAGACGGATTGAAGATCTGCCTGCGGTTGTTCTCCCTGCCATTCTTCTGCTTGAGAACGGGAACGCATGTGTTATCACGGCTATTGATCATACAGGGAAAAGAGCGGAGATCGTCATCCCTGATATTGATGAAACGCCTATGGAAACAGATTTTGAGAAGCTCAATGACGAATATCTCGGTTTTGCCTTTCTCCTGAAAAAGAATTATGAAGGCTACAGGCCGGAGGACTCCGCCTCATCCGAAGGGGATCGGGATAACTGGTTTTTCGGTACACTCTGGAAATTCAGGGATATATACTGGAATGTTCTGCTGGCAACCCTTCTGATAAACATATTTGTCATAGCGGGCCCCATGTTCACAATGAACGTGTACGACAGAATTATCCCCCATAACGCTGTGGATACTCTGTGGGTTCTGGCCATCGGCATATCAACAGTCTATATCTTCGATCTTATTCTTAAATATCTCAGAACCCAGTTTCTGGAAGTGGCTGCCAAAAAGAGCGATGTAATTCTCTCTTCCATACTTTTTGAGCAGTCCCTCAACCTGAAAATGAAGAACAAACCCAGAACCGTAGGTTCTTTTGCCAACAACCTCAGAGAGTTTGACGGAATCAGAGGATTTTTTACATCCGGCGCTGTAGTGGCGTTCATCGAGCTTCCGTTTGTTGTTATCTTTCTCTTGGTTATCTATTACATAAGCCAGCTTTTGGTTCTTGTTCCCCTTACAACCATACTGCTGATACTTCTCTACAGTTTTTTTATGCGCAATCCCATCAAACGCCTCGCCGACAGCACACACGAAGCATCAGCCCGCAAAAGCGGTATTCTGGTGGAGGCTCTGTCCAATCTGGAGACAATCAAAGCGTTTAACGCCAACAGTTCAATCCAGTGGCACTGGGAGGAGAGCACGGGGGATATAGCCGCCAAAGGGCTCAAATCCAGAGTGCTTTCAAGCTCGCTGAGCACAGTTGCCGCATTCCTGACGCAGCTGAGCAGTGTTGCGGTGGTTATTGCCGGGGTTTATCTCATTAAAGAGGGTGAACTCACCATGGGCGGGCTTATCGCAACGGTTATACTCTCCTCCAGAACCATAGCGCCCATGTCTCAGGTGGCTTCGCTGCTCACCGGTTATGAGCAGATGAAAACAGGCTTAAGCGCGCTTAATGACCTTATGAAAAAAGAGATAGAGCGCCCGGACAGAAAGCTTTTCCTCAGACGTCCGGTGTTTAAGGGAGCTATCGAGTTCAAAGATGTGACTTTCCGCTATCCTGATGAAACAAAGAATGCCCTCACTGGGGTCAGCTTCAAGATCAACCCCATGGAAAGAGTGGGGATAATAGGGCAGGTAGGTTCGGGGAAATCCACATTGGCAAAAATACTCATGGGGTTTTATGACCCGGATGAGGGCAGTGTTTTTGTGGACGGTATAGACATTAAACAGATAGACCCGGCGGATCTGCGGCATAATTTCAGCTATGTTCCGCAGGATGTGTCTCTTCTTTCCGGCTCAGTGAGAGAGAACATCACATTTAAGGCTCCTCATTCGGAGGATTCTGAAATTATACGCGCAGCAAATATAGGCTGCGTGACTAATTTTACTGACCGCCACCCCATGGGGCTTGATGTAAATGTGGGTGAAAGAGGGGGAAACCTCTCCGGCGGACAGAGACAGTCTGTTGCAGTGGCGCGCGCTTTCCTTGTGAACAGCCCCATAATCCTCATGGATGAGCCTACCAACTCAATGGACTACACGACCGAAATGAGGGTCATTGCCAACCTTAAAGAGGCGACAAAGGATAAAACCACAATAGTCATCACCCATAAACCCAGCATTCTGGAAATTGTTGACCGGATTATTGTTTTCGATAACGGAAGCATAGTCATTGACGGTAAGAAAGAAGACGTGCTGGCAAAACTCGGAGGCAACCGAAAATGA